A window of the Citrus sinensis cultivar Valencia sweet orange chromosome 9, DVS_A1.0, whole genome shotgun sequence genome harbors these coding sequences:
- the LOC127899795 gene encoding uncharacterized protein LOC127899795, with product MARGSGHHVSVSQQSREEDEKTLRKVHKGLVRRYEGPFRIVRRVGNVSYQLQLPLRLKIHPVFHVSLLKPYHGDTEDQSHGESRRAPTAVVTAFDKDVDYIIADPVVSKRGVPAHSEYLVKWKNLPESEATWEREDDLWQFAEHIQNFKHENATRTPRA from the exons ATGGCACGAGGAAGCGGACATCACGTTAGCGTATCTCAACAAAGCCGCGAGGAAGATGAAAAA ACTTTGCGGAAAGTCCACAAGGGGTTAGTGAGGCGCTACGAGGGACCCTTCCGAATTGTACGACGTGTAGGCAATGTCTCGTATCAACTCCAACTTCCACTAAGACTCAAGATCCATCCGGTCTTCCACGTGAGCCTTCTCAAACCATATCATGGAGATACGGAAGATCAAAGTCACGGAGAATCGAGGCGCGCGCCAACCGCCGTTGTCACCGCATTCGACAAAGATGTGGACTACATCATTGCAGATCCCGTGGTTTCGAAGAGAGGCGTGCCAGCACATAGCGAGTACTTGGTGAAGTGGAAAAACCTCCCCGAGAGTGAAGCCACTTGGGAACGTGAAGATGATTTGTGGCAATTCGCTGAGCACATCCAGAATTTCAAGCACGAGAACGCGACGAGGACGCCGCGAGCTTAG
- the LOC127899796 gene encoding probable LRR receptor-like serine/threonine-protein kinase At3g47570 has product MPATIGGLISLKTLSLAYNKLDVASLEILNLSNNEIYGLIPTSLEKLLYLKELSLSFNKLEGEILRGGPFVNFTAMSFKGNEPLCGSPNLQVPPCKLNKPGKHQKSRKNMLPLVIVLPLSTALIIVVIILALKYKLTKCGKRGLDVSNDGILPSQATLRRLSYLDLLRATNKFCEENLIGMGSFGSVYRARLRDGIEVAVKVFHQECARALKSFEAQCEVMKSIRHPNLVKVISSCSNDDFKALVLEYMPKGSLENCLYSSTCMLDIFQRLNIMIDATSTLEYLYFGHTTPIIHCDLKPISVLLDEDMVAHLSDFEYGMEGQVSTRSDIYGYGIVLMETFTRKKPTDRMFVEELSLKDWVNNLLPISLMEVVDKTLLSGEKKGFVAKEQCVLSILGLAMECAMELPEKRINAKDIVTRLLKIRDTLSKRLANLD; this is encoded by the exons ATGCCAGCCACAATTGGAGGACTAATAAGTCTAAAGACTCTCTCCTTAGCATACAACAAATTAGATGTGGCAAGTTTAGagattttgaatttgtcaaaTAATGAAATCTATGGGCTTATTCCTACCTCTTTAGAGAAATTGTTATACCTCAAAGAGCTAAGTCTCTCTTTCAACAAACTAGAAGGAGAAATTCTAAGAGGAGGGCCTTTTGTTAACTTTACAGCCATGTCATTCAAAGGAAATGAGCCATTGTGTGGTTCACCAAATCTACAAGTCCCACCATGCAAACTTAACAAGCCAGGGAAACATCAAAAATCAAGGAAAAATATGCTTCCCCTAGTAATTGTTTTGCCATTGAGTACAGCTCTAATAATTGTTGTGATTATTTTGGCTCTCAAATATAAGTTGACCAAATGTGGAAAAAGAGGTTTGGATGTGTCAAATGATGGTATCTTACCATCGCAAGCAACATTAAGAAGACTTTCGTACTTAGATCTTTTGCGtgcaacaaataaattttgtgaagAAAACTTAATTGGCATGGGAAGTTTTGGTTCCGTTTATCGAGCAAGACTTCGTGATGGGATTGAGGTTGCCGTCAAAGTGTTTCACCAAGAATGTGCAAGGGCATTAAAGAGTTTTGAAGCTCAATGTGAAGTGATGAAAAGTATTCGTCACCCAAATCTTGTCAAAGTTATCAGTAGTTGTTCAAACGATGATTTCAAAGCTTTAGTCCTGGAATATATGCCCAAGGGGAGCTTGGAGAATTGCTTGTATTCTAGCACTTGCATGTTGGATATTTTCCAGAGGTTGAATATAATGATAGATGCTACATCAACACTGGAATATCTCTATTTTGGTCATACGACTCCTATAATTCATTGTGACTTAAAACCCATTAGTGTATTGTTGGATGAGGACATGGTTGCTCATTTAAGTGATTTTG AGTATGGCATGGAAGGACAAGTATCTACAAGAAGTGATATTTATGGCTATGGGATTGTGTTAATGGAAACATTTACTAGGAAGAAACCCACAGATAGAATGTTTGTTGAAGAATTGAGCTTAAAGGATTGGGTTAATAACTTGCTACCTATTTCATTGATGGAAGTTGTGGACAAAACTCTGCTAAGTGGAGAGAAAAAAGGTTTTGTCGCAAAAGAGCAATGTGTGTTATCTATCTTGGGTTTGGCTATGGAGTGTGCAATGGAATTGCCTGAAAAAAGGATCAATGCAAAAGATATTGTGACTAGACTATTGAAAATTAGAGATACATTGAGCAAAAGGTTAGcaaatttagattaa
- the LOC127899777 gene encoding probable LRR receptor-like serine/threonine-protein kinase At3g47570 produces the protein MIIVSLTHCLLLCLVVAATAAASNNITADQQALLALKDHITYDPTNLFAHNWTSNTSVCSWIGITCDVNSHRVTALDISQFNLQGTIPPQLGNLSSLTTLNLSHNKLSGSIPPSIYTMHTLKFLDFTDNQLSGSVSSSVINMSSILDIRLTNNRLSGELPKNICNYLPYLKALFLDKNMLHGKIPSALSNCKQLQELNLQSNNLSGAIPKEIGNLTTLKGIDLGYNKLHGEIPHEIANLRNLEALVLGMNNLVGVVSATIFNMSTLKVVILINNSLSGSLPSRIDLSLPTIEILDLALNRFSGTIPSSITNASKLTVLELGGNTFSGFIPNTIGNLRNLEWLSLANNSLTSSTSKLSFLSSLADCKKLRFLNLAGNPLDGFLPSSIGNLSKSLETLVIANCSISGNIPQAISNLSNLLTLVLEGNKLTGPIPITFGRLQKLQGLDLAFNKLVGSFPDELCHLARLAKLALLDNRLSGSIPSCVSNLTSLRSIYLGFNRFTSVIPSTFWSLKDILIFNISSNFLVGPLSLDIGNLKVLVRIDLSKNNLSGDIPATIGGLKNLQIMDLAYNRLEGQIPESFGDLTSLEVLNLSNNKISGSIPKSMEKLFYLRELNLSFNELEGEIPSGGIFANFTAESFMGNELLCGLPNLQVQPCKVSKPRTEHKSRKKILLIEIVLPLSIALTIAITLALKCKLIEWGKGSTMLSNDSILSSRATLRRFSYLELLQATENFAENNIIGVGGFGSVYRARLEDGMKIAIKVFHQQCTSTLKSFEVECELLKNIRHRNLLKVISSCSNHEFKALVLEYMSNGSLEDWLHSSNYVLNIFQRLNIMIDVASALKYLHFDHSTPIIHCDLKPNNVLLDENMVAHLSDFGIAKLLSGEDESTMRTKTLATIGYMAPEYGIEGKVSTKSDVYSYGIMLMETFTKKKPTDEIFVVELSLKRWVNDLLPKSLVEVVDKTLLSGEEKYFAAKEQCLLSIFSLALECTMESPKKRINAKDIVTRLLKIRDTLSKRIGNLS, from the exons ATGATCATTGTGTCATTAACCCACTGCCTGCTTCTTTGCTTGGTTGTTgcagcaacagcagcagcaagcAACAATATTACCGCAGACCAACAAGCTCTTCTTGCCCTGAAAGATCATATAACTTACGATCCGACCAACCTTTTTGCCCATAATTGGACCTCGAATACCTCTGTTTGTTCCTGGATTGGCATCACTTGTGATGTCAATAGCCATAGAGTCACAGCCTTAGATATTTCTCAATTCAATCTACAAGGCACCATCCCTCCTCAACTTGGAAACCTCTCTTCACTCACAACACTTAATCTTAGTCATAATAAGCTTTCTGGAAGCATTCCCCCCTCCATCTACACCATGCATACGCTAAAATTTCTAGACTTCACTGATAACCAGCTCTCTGGTTCAGTGTCTTCCTCCGTCATCAACATGTCTTCAATATTAGACATTCGTTTGACCAATAACAGACTTTCTGGTGAGCTTCCGAAAAATATTTGCAACTATCTTCCTTATTTGAAAGCCCTTTTTCTGGACAAAAACATGTTGCATGGCAAAATTCCTTCAGCTTTATCAAATTGCAAACAACTGCAAGAATTGAATTTGCAGTCCAATAATTTGTCCGGTGCAATACCAAAAGAAATCGGCAACTTGACTACGCTCAAAGGGATAGATCTCGGCTACAACAAACTCCACG GTGAGATACCCCACGAAATCGCTAATCTTCGAAATCTAGAGGCTTTAGTGCTAGGAATGAACAACCTAGTTGGTGTGGTATCAGCTACAATCTTCAACATGTCAACACTGAAGGTAGTTATCCTCATAAATAACTCTCTCTCCGGAAGTCTTCCATCAAGAATAGACCTTTCACTTCCAACTATTGAGATTCTTGACTTGGCACTTAATAGATTTTCTGGAACCATTCCTAGTTCCATCACCAATGCTTCTAAGCTCACCGTTCTAGAGTTGGGAGGAAACACATTTTCGGGCTTTATTCCAAACACAATTGGTAATTTAAGAAACCTTGAGTGGCTCAGCTTGGCTAATAACTCCTTGACATCTTCAACCTCAAAATTGAGCTTTCTTTCCTCTTTGGCAGATTGCAAGAAATTAAGATTCTTAAACTTAGCAGGCAATCCACTTGACGGCTTCCTTCCAAGTTCAATAGGAAATCTTTCTAAGTCTTTGGAAACACTTGTCATCGCCAATTGCAGTATTAGTGGCAACATTCCTCAAGCAATTAGCAATTTAAGCAACTTGTTGACCTTAGTATTAGAAGGCAATAAATTGACTGGACCAATTCCAATTACATTTGGCCGACTACAGAAACTCCAAGGCTTAGATCTTGCATTCAATAAATTGGTAGGTTCATTCCCAGATGAGCTTTGCCATCTAGCTAGGCTGGCTAAATTGGCCTTACTTGACAATAGGCTTTCAGGATCTATACCTTCATGCGTAAGTAATCTCACTTCTCTAAGATCTATCTACTTAGGGTTCAATAGGTTTACTTCTGTCATTCCCTCAACTTTCTGGAGCCTAAAAGACATCTTGATCTTTAAcatttcatcaaatttcttGGTTGGTCCTCTTTCCTTAGACATAGGAAATTTGAAGGTGCTTGTAAGAAtagatttatcaaaaaataacttaTCCGGTGATATCCCAGCCACAATTGGAGGACTAAAAAACCTTCAAATTATGGACCTAGCATATAATAGATTGGAAGGGCAAATTCCTGAATCATTTGGTGACTTGACAAGTTTGGAGGTTTTGAatttgtcaaataataaaatctctgGGTCTATTCCAAAATCCATGGAGAAACTCTTTTACCTCCGAGAGTTAAATCTCTCTTTCAATGAACTAGAAGGTGAGATTCCTAGTGGAGGAATTTTTGCCAACTTCACAGCTGAGTCATTTATGGGAAATGAGTTATTGTGTGGTTTACCAAATCTTCAAGTCCAACCATGCAAAGTTAGCAAGCCGAGGACAGAACATAAATCAAGGAAAAAGATACTTCTCATTGAGATTGTTTTGCCATTGAGTATTGCTCTAACAATAGCAATCACTCTAGCTCTCAAATGTAAGCTGATCGAATGGGGAAAAGGGAGCACAATGCTGTCAAATGATAGTATCTTGTCATCACGAGCAACACTGAGAAGATTTTCATACTTAGAACTTTTACAAGCAACAGAAAATTTTGCTGAAAACAATATAATTGGCGTAGGAGGCTTTGGTTCTGTTTATAGAGCAAGACTTGAAGATGGGATGAAGATTGCAATAAAAGTGTTTCACCAGCAATGTACAAGTACATTGAAGAGTTTTGAAGTTGAATGtgaattgttaaaaaatattcgcCATCGAAACCTTCTCAAAGTTATCAGCAGTTGTTCGAACCATGAATTCAAAGCATTAGTCCTAGAATACATGTCCAATGGGAGCTTGGAGGATTGGCTGCATTCTAGCAATTATGTGctgaatatttttcaaaggTTGAACATAATGATTGACGTTGCATCAGCTTTAAAATATCTCCACTTCGATCATTCAACTCCTATCATTCATTGTGACTTAAAGCCTAATAATGTATTGTTGGACGAAAATATGGTTGCTCATTTGAGTGATTTTGGCATAGCAAAGCTTTTAAGTGGAGAAGATGAGTCTACGATGCGAACAAAAACCCTTGCCACTATAGGTTATATGGCACCAG AGTATGGCATAGAAGGAAAAGTATCTACAAAAAGTGATGTTTACAGCTATGGGATTATGTTGATGGAAACTTTTACCAAGAAAAAACCCAcagatgaaatttttgttgtagaattGAGCTTAAAGCGTTGGGTTAATGATTTGCTTCCTAAATCATTAGTGGAAGTTGTGGACAAAACTCTGCTAAGTGGAgaggaaaaatattttgccGCAAAGGAGCAATGTTTGTTGTCTATCTTTAGTTTGGCTCTGGAGTGTACAATGGAATCACCGAAAAAGAGGATCAATGCAAAAGATATTGTTACCAGATTACTCAAGATAAGAGACACATTGAGTAAAAGGATAggaaatttaagttaa